One genomic segment of Caloranaerobacter ferrireducens includes these proteins:
- a CDS encoding PolC-type DNA polymerase III, with protein sequence MNSFEDRYLGKRMNKVGIKVSDTVYFAIIEKVRYNLKDNSLDLVLSSKEILNINELEKIKLDLKSKVEGLGKINILVKYIDQGKNLKVVIEKFWNNIIFIIHKEIPSSVGWTDSLKWSVEEEILNLYLENEFVYQSLINKRIDEIIKKTLLNNFGLKIKVNLIYKKEKESVNVKIHNELKEKEEKNFIIKLTENRNNEKNNREQVEKIDDSCLIYGKNFNDEIIRISEINTNTGLAAVEGEIFDLEIKELKNNKKLYIFNITDYTNSITVKIFANDKVQEKLNSNIKNGTFVKINGDVVYDTFLKQLIIIAKSIKLAEKSKRHDTATEKRVELHVHTQMSAMDGMSSFSAIAKRASEWGHKAIAITDHGVVQSFPEGMEAAEKYGIKVLYGVEGYLVNDSKLIVSNYDKEKLDCEYVVFDIETTGLSPFNDKITEIGAVKIKGNKIIDRFSQLINPEIEIPEKIVQLTGINNEMVADKPTIEEVLPKFLDFTNGCVLVAHNASFDVSFIKANCNKYGFKLTNPILDTLELSRNLFPKLKSHKLNVLAKHLNIKLENHHRAVDDSEATAKIFLKCLAILKEKGVSELSEINTIFSNNNFKTNETYHIVIFAKNQSGLKTLYKIISESHLKYFHRKPRIPKSLLAKYREDLILGTACEAGELYKALLKGKDFNEIREIVNFYDYLEIQPIENNLHLIRNGVVKDIEELKLINKKVVELGEKFKKPVVATGDVHFLDPYDEVYRRILMHGQGYSDADNQAPLYFKTTDEMLKAFEYLGEDKAKEVVVYNTNLIADMIEDILPIPKGTFPPKIQGAEEELREMTYKKAKKIYGENLPSIVKDRLDRELNSIISNGYAVMYIIAQKLVTKSLRDGYLVGSRGSVGSSFVATMSDITEVNPLPPHYVCPNCKNSEFITDGSVGSGADLPDKICPKCGTKYNKDGHDIPFEVFLGFEGDKEPDIDLNFAGEYQPIAHKYTEQLFGKGYVFRAGTIGTIAEKTAYGFVKKYFEEKGISINSAEINRLVKGCTGIKRTSGQHPGGLMVVPNDKEIFDFCPIQYPADDKSSGVITTHFDYHSISGRILKLDILGHDVPTIIRMLEDLTGVDPQKIPLDDEQTMRIFTSTEPLGISKEDLECEVGTLGIPEFGTKFVRQMLIDTKPTTFAELVRISGLSHGTDVWLNNAQDLVRDGIAKLSEVISTRDDIMLYLIYKGLDKKRSFKIMEKVRKGKGLSQEDEDYMREMNVPDWYIESCKKIKYMFPKAHAVAYVMMSFRIAYFKVHYPEAFYATYFTSKAADFDAELITKGPEVIKRKIVELEELGNSKTAKEKNLLTVLEVALEMYLRGFKFCKVDLYESDSDKFIITKRGILPPLKSLQGVGENAAKSIVKERANGEFLSIEDLINRTKVTKTVIEALKNHGCLEGMPESNQLSLFNI encoded by the coding sequence ATGAATTCTTTTGAAGATAGATATTTGGGAAAGAGAATGAATAAGGTCGGTATAAAAGTTTCAGACACTGTTTATTTTGCTATTATAGAAAAAGTTCGATATAATTTAAAAGATAATTCATTGGATTTAGTTTTAAGTTCTAAAGAAATATTAAATATTAATGAATTAGAAAAAATCAAGTTAGATTTAAAAAGCAAAGTTGAAGGTTTGGGGAAAATTAATATTTTGGTTAAATATATAGATCAAGGGAAGAATTTAAAAGTAGTTATTGAAAAGTTTTGGAACAATATTATTTTTATAATTCATAAAGAAATTCCTTCAAGTGTAGGTTGGACAGATAGTTTGAAATGGAGTGTAGAAGAAGAGATATTGAATTTATACTTAGAAAATGAATTTGTCTATCAGTCATTAATCAATAAAAGGATAGATGAGATTATTAAAAAAACACTATTGAATAATTTTGGATTAAAGATAAAAGTTAATTTAATTTATAAGAAAGAAAAAGAAAGTGTTAATGTTAAAATACATAATGAATTAAAAGAAAAGGAAGAGAAAAACTTTATTATAAAACTAACAGAAAACCGAAATAATGAAAAAAATAATAGAGAACAGGTTGAGAAAATAGATGATAGTTGTTTGATTTATGGTAAGAACTTTAATGATGAAATTATTAGAATTTCTGAGATTAATACTAATACAGGTTTAGCTGCTGTAGAAGGTGAAATTTTTGATTTAGAAATAAAAGAGCTAAAAAATAATAAAAAACTTTATATCTTCAATATAACAGATTATACAAACTCGATAACTGTAAAAATTTTTGCTAATGATAAAGTTCAGGAAAAATTGAATTCAAATATAAAAAATGGAACTTTTGTTAAAATAAATGGAGATGTTGTTTACGATACTTTCTTAAAACAGTTGATAATCATTGCTAAATCTATTAAATTGGCTGAAAAAAGTAAGAGACATGATACAGCAACTGAAAAAAGAGTAGAATTGCACGTACATACACAAATGAGTGCAATGGATGGAATGTCAAGCTTTAGTGCTATAGCTAAAAGGGCAAGTGAATGGGGACATAAAGCTATAGCTATAACAGATCATGGTGTAGTTCAAAGTTTTCCTGAAGGAATGGAAGCTGCCGAAAAATATGGAATAAAAGTATTGTATGGAGTTGAAGGCTATTTAGTAAATGATAGTAAATTAATAGTTTCCAATTATGATAAGGAGAAATTAGATTGTGAATATGTTGTTTTCGATATCGAAACAACAGGTTTATCACCTTTTAATGATAAGATTACTGAGATAGGAGCAGTAAAGATTAAGGGAAATAAAATTATTGATAGATTTAGCCAGTTGATAAATCCTGAGATTGAAATACCTGAAAAAATCGTACAACTTACTGGTATAAATAATGAAATGGTAGCCGATAAACCAACTATAGAAGAAGTTCTACCAAAATTTTTAGATTTTACAAATGGATGTGTTTTAGTAGCTCATAATGCCTCTTTTGATGTAAGCTTTATTAAAGCAAACTGCAATAAATATGGATTTAAACTTACTAATCCGATTTTAGACACTTTGGAATTATCTAGAAATCTATTTCCTAAACTTAAAAGTCATAAATTAAATGTTTTAGCTAAGCATCTAAATATAAAATTGGAAAATCATCATAGAGCAGTTGACGATTCAGAAGCAACTGCTAAAATATTTTTGAAATGTTTAGCAATATTAAAGGAAAAAGGCGTTTCTGAATTGTCAGAGATAAATACAATATTTAGTAATAATAATTTTAAGACTAATGAGACTTATCATATTGTTATTTTTGCAAAAAATCAAAGTGGATTGAAAACTCTATATAAGATAATATCAGAATCACATTTAAAATATTTTCATAGAAAGCCTAGGATACCTAAATCCTTACTTGCTAAATATAGAGAAGATTTAATACTTGGAACTGCTTGTGAAGCAGGTGAACTTTATAAGGCATTATTGAAAGGAAAAGATTTTAATGAAATTAGAGAAATTGTTAATTTTTATGATTATTTAGAAATACAGCCAATAGAAAACAATTTACATCTTATTAGAAATGGAGTAGTAAAAGATATAGAGGAGTTAAAATTGATTAATAAAAAAGTAGTAGAATTAGGAGAAAAATTTAAAAAGCCTGTAGTTGCTACTGGAGATGTACATTTTTTAGATCCATATGATGAAGTATATAGAAGAATATTAATGCATGGTCAAGGATATTCAGATGCAGATAACCAAGCTCCTCTATATTTTAAGACTACAGATGAAATGTTAAAAGCTTTTGAGTATTTAGGAGAAGATAAAGCCAAAGAAGTTGTTGTATATAATACAAATTTAATAGCAGATATGATAGAAGATATTTTACCTATACCTAAAGGAACTTTTCCTCCTAAAATTCAAGGGGCAGAAGAAGAGTTAAGAGAAATGACCTATAAGAAAGCAAAAAAAATATATGGAGAAAATCTACCTAGTATTGTAAAAGATCGTTTAGATAGAGAACTTAATTCGATTATTAGCAATGGATATGCTGTCATGTATATCATTGCTCAGAAATTAGTAACCAAATCTTTAAGAGATGGATATTTAGTAGGTTCAAGAGGATCTGTTGGTTCATCTTTTGTTGCCACAATGAGTGATATTACAGAAGTAAATCCTTTGCCACCTCATTATGTGTGTCCTAATTGTAAGAATAGTGAATTTATTACTGATGGTTCTGTTGGGTCAGGAGCCGATTTGCCAGATAAGATATGTCCAAAATGTGGAACAAAGTATAATAAAGATGGACATGATATTCCTTTTGAAGTATTTTTAGGATTTGAAGGCGACAAAGAACCAGATATAGACTTAAATTTTGCTGGTGAGTATCAACCAATAGCACATAAATATACAGAACAACTTTTTGGTAAAGGTTATGTTTTTAGAGCTGGTACTATAGGTACTATAGCAGAAAAAACTGCATATGGCTTTGTAAAGAAGTATTTTGAAGAAAAAGGTATATCGATTAATAGTGCAGAAATAAATAGACTGGTCAAAGGTTGTACAGGTATAAAAAGAACTTCTGGGCAACATCCAGGAGGGTTAATGGTTGTACCAAATGATAAAGAAATTTTTGATTTTTGTCCAATTCAATATCCTGCAGATGATAAAAGTTCAGGAGTTATAACTACACACTTCGATTATCACTCTATAAGTGGTAGAATTTTAAAGCTTGATATTCTAGGTCACGATGTTCCTACTATAATTAGGATGCTAGAAGATTTAACAGGAGTAGATCCTCAAAAGATACCTTTAGATGATGAACAAACTATGAGAATTTTTACTAGTACTGAGCCACTTGGGATATCTAAAGAAGATTTGGAATGTGAAGTAGGTACTTTAGGTATACCAGAGTTTGGCACTAAATTTGTTAGACAGATGTTAATCGATACTAAACCAACTACTTTTGCTGAATTGGTAAGGATTAGTGGGTTATCTCATGGTACTGATGTTTGGCTTAATAATGCACAAGATTTGGTAAGAGACGGAATAGCAAAATTAAGTGAAGTAATTTCAACTAGAGATGATATTATGCTTTATTTAATTTACAAAGGGTTAGATAAAAAAAGATCTTTTAAAATCATGGAAAAAGTTAGGAAAGGTAAAGGTTTATCTCAAGAAGATGAAGATTATATGAGAGAAATGAATGTGCCAGATTGGTATATTGAGTCATGTAAGAAAATAAAATATATGTTTCCAAAAGCACATGCAGTAGCATATGTAATGATGTCGTTCAGAATAGCTTATTTTAAAGTCCACTATCCAGAAGCATTTTATGCTACTTATTTTACTTCTAAAGCAGCTGATTTTGATGCAGAATTAATTACAAAAGGACCTGAAGTAATTAAAAGAAAGATAGTAGAATTAGAAGAGTTGGGGAATTCTAAAACAGCTAAAGAAAAGAACTTATTAACTGTACTAGAAGTAGCTCTTGAAATGTATTTAAGAGGATTTAAGTTTTGTAAAGTAGATTTATATGAATCTGATAGTGATAAATTTATCATAACTAAACGAGGCATATTACCTCCATTAAAATCTTTACAAGGTGTTGGCGAAAATGCTGCGAAAAGTATTGTGAAAGAAAGAGCAAATGGTGAATTTTTATCTATTGAAGATTTGATTAATCGTACTAAAGTAACTAAAACGGTAATTGAAGCTTTAAAAAATCATGGTTGCTTAGAAGGTATGCCAGAAAGTAATCAGTTAAGTTTATTTAACATTTGA
- the rseP gene encoding RIP metalloprotease RseP: MLTAVAAILVFFLVVIFHEFGHFIVAKMVDIKVHEFSIGMGPRLASIKKGETEYSIRILPIGGYVRMEGEDEVSNDLRSFNNKSILSRAAVLFAGAFMNFVLAVLVFSIIAYVIGMPTTIIEKVTPSFPAEISGLKNGDKIVQINDKTIKKWEEIVAEINKEKDKELEIVVLRGNEKKKFVVKPVLDKESGRFMIGIIPKAKKSIIYSVKVGIERTIFIISMMFKFFQMLFKGNINTKDIVGPVGIIYMVGEAAKVGMLSVLSLTGLISVNLGFFNLLPIPALDGSRLMFLFIESIRKKPIEPEKEGFIHFIGFIFLMILMIIIVYKDIVRFNVFR, encoded by the coding sequence TTGCTTACAGCTGTTGCAGCTATATTAGTATTTTTTTTAGTAGTAATTTTTCATGAGTTTGGACATTTTATAGTAGCTAAAATGGTAGATATAAAAGTTCATGAATTTTCAATAGGTATGGGACCGAGATTAGCAAGTATAAAAAAAGGTGAAACTGAATATTCAATACGTATATTACCAATAGGTGGATATGTTAGAATGGAAGGTGAAGATGAAGTTTCAAATGATCTAAGAAGTTTCAATAATAAATCTATATTATCGAGAGCTGCAGTATTATTTGCTGGTGCATTCATGAATTTTGTTTTAGCTGTTTTAGTATTTAGTATAATAGCTTATGTTATAGGGATGCCAACTACAATTATTGAAAAAGTTACTCCAAGCTTTCCAGCAGAAATTTCAGGATTAAAAAATGGGGATAAAATTGTTCAAATTAATGATAAAACAATTAAGAAATGGGAAGAAATAGTGGCTGAAATTAATAAGGAGAAAGATAAGGAATTAGAGATTGTAGTGTTAAGAGGAAATGAAAAAAAGAAATTTGTTGTGAAACCTGTGTTAGATAAAGAGTCTGGTAGGTTTATGATAGGTATAATACCAAAGGCTAAAAAGTCGATAATATATTCAGTAAAAGTAGGAATTGAACGTACAATTTTTATTATCAGTATGATGTTTAAGTTTTTTCAAATGCTTTTTAAAGGCAATATAAATACTAAAGATATAGTTGGACCTGTCGGTATTATATATATGGTTGGAGAAGCAGCAAAAGTAGGGATGTTAAGTGTATTGTCATTAACAGGTTTAATTAGCGTGAACTTAGGTTTTTTCAATCTATTACCAATACCAGCTTTAGATGGGAGTAGATTGATGTTTCTTTTTATTGAATCTATAAGGAAAAAACCAATTGAACCTGAAAAAGAGGGTTTTATACATTTTATTGGATTTATTTTTTTAATGATACTCATGATAATAATTGTTTATAAAGATATTGTTAGATTTAATGTTTTTAGGTAG
- a CDS encoding glycosyltransferase family 2 protein produces the protein METITTIIPAYNEEKTIGNVLSVVKEIDLIDRIIVVSDGSEDMTAQIARDFGVDVIELKDNIGKGGAIKNGVDRTNGEIILFLDADLVGLKPKHVLDLLMPVINGECDMSIGIFNNGRFATDLAQKLTPYLSGQRAIKRYIIEGISNIDVTRYGVEVALTRYVSKNNIKTKEVYLDNVTHVMKEEKLGVVKGFTARLKMYRDIAKYISLVNLKK, from the coding sequence ATGGAAACAATAACTACTATTATTCCAGCTTACAATGAGGAAAAAACTATTGGAAATGTTTTAAGTGTAGTTAAAGAAATAGATTTAATTGATAGGATTATTGTAGTTAGTGACGGCTCAGAAGATATGACTGCACAGATAGCAAGGGATTTTGGTGTGGATGTTATAGAATTAAAAGATAATATTGGTAAAGGTGGAGCTATAAAAAATGGAGTAGATAGAACAAATGGAGAAATTATATTATTCTTAGATGCAGATCTTGTCGGCCTTAAACCCAAGCATGTATTAGATTTACTTATGCCGGTTATTAATGGAGAATGCGATATGTCAATTGGCATATTTAATAATGGAAGATTTGCAACTGACTTAGCACAAAAATTAACACCTTATTTGTCTGGGCAAAGGGCTATAAAGAGATACATAATTGAAGGAATTTCTAATATTGATGTAACAAGATATGGAGTTGAAGTAGCATTGACAAGATATGTTTCTAAAAATAATATAAAAACTAAAGAAGTTTATTTAGACAATGTAACACACGTTATGAAAGAAGAAAAGTTGGGAGTTGTAAAAGGTTTTACAGCTAGGTTAAAGATGTATAGAGATATAGCAAAATATATTAGCTTAGTGAATTTAAAGAAATAG
- a CDS encoding MgtC/SapB family protein, whose protein sequence is MLTIKQIFIRLFLSILLSGLIGMERESIRRPAGFRTHILVCVGSTLVMLTGIYIVDLYNYRSSLDVTRLGAQVISGIGFLGAGTIIREGTTVKGLTTAAGLWAVACIGLAIGAGFYLAAILTALLVFITLLAFTKVEKHIKVRRNYMCIKIVSVNQPGQLGKVGSVTGKYGANIRNIELESQDDNMVVITLLIQIPNKSIKLDLLNELSRIEDILEVYEC, encoded by the coding sequence ATGTTAACAATTAAGCAAATATTTATCAGGCTTTTTTTGTCAATTTTACTTTCAGGATTAATCGGAATGGAAAGAGAAAGTATACGGAGACCAGCTGGTTTTAGAACACATATTTTAGTATGTGTAGGTTCAACTTTAGTTATGTTAACAGGAATATATATAGTTGATTTATATAATTACAGAAGTAGTTTGGATGTGACTAGATTAGGAGCACAAGTAATTAGTGGTATAGGTTTCTTAGGAGCTGGAACTATTATTAGAGAAGGAACAACTGTTAAAGGATTAACTACAGCTGCTGGCTTGTGGGCAGTAGCTTGTATCGGTTTAGCTATTGGAGCAGGTTTTTATTTGGCAGCTATTTTAACTGCATTGCTAGTATTTATTACTTTATTAGCTTTTACTAAAGTTGAAAAGCATATTAAAGTAAGAAGAAATTATATGTGTATCAAAATAGTTTCGGTTAATCAACCTGGCCAACTTGGCAAAGTAGGATCGGTTACTGGAAAATATGGTGCAAACATTAGAAATATTGAATTAGAATCACAGGATGATAATATGGTGGTAATTACTTTACTTATACAAATACCAAATAAATCTATTAAACTTGACTTATTGAATGAATTAAGTAGAATAGAGGATATATTAGAGGTATATGAGTGTTAG
- the ispG gene encoding flavodoxin-dependent (E)-4-hydroxy-3-methylbut-2-enyl-diphosphate synthase, which produces MRRKTRKIFYGNVAVGGDSQITVQSMTNTDTRDTNSTIRQIKELESEGCDIVRVSVKDIESANAIKTIKKQINIPLIADVHFDYRLAIESVKNGVDGLRINPGNIGSEARIKEVVKACKDYNVPIRIGVNSGSISKEYIDKFGGVNEDAMIYSALDHIRILENMDFRDIVISLKSSDVLLTINAYKKMAEIVDYPFHLGITEAGTVWKGTIKSSIGIGALLLMGIGDTIRVSLTGDPVEEVKVGKQILRSIGLLKDKVEIISCPTCGRTEIDLIKLVTEAEKKLKDINKPLKIAIMGCAVNGPGEAREADFGIAGGKGNGLIFRKGEIIKKVKESELLNELIKEINKL; this is translated from the coding sequence ATGAGAAGGAAAACACGAAAAATATTTTATGGTAATGTAGCGGTAGGTGGGGATTCACAAATTACTGTTCAGTCTATGACTAATACTGATACAAGAGACACTAATAGTACAATTAGACAAATCAAAGAGCTAGAAAGCGAAGGATGTGATATAGTAAGGGTATCTGTTAAAGATATTGAATCAGCTAATGCTATAAAAACAATTAAAAAACAAATAAATATACCTTTGATAGCAGATGTACACTTTGATTATAGGTTAGCAATTGAATCTGTGAAAAACGGTGTAGATGGTTTAAGGATAAATCCAGGAAATATTGGATCTGAGGCTAGAATAAAAGAAGTAGTAAAAGCTTGTAAAGATTATAATGTACCTATAAGAATTGGTGTTAATTCCGGCTCTATAAGTAAAGAATATATTGATAAATTTGGTGGAGTAAATGAAGATGCTATGATATATAGTGCATTAGACCATATTAGAATACTTGAAAATATGGATTTTAGAGATATAGTAATTTCTTTAAAATCTTCTGATGTACTTCTAACAATAAATGCTTATAAAAAAATGGCTGAAATAGTTGATTATCCTTTTCACCTTGGAATAACTGAAGCTGGTACTGTTTGGAAAGGAACTATTAAATCATCGATAGGAATAGGTGCTCTTTTACTTATGGGAATAGGGGATACAATACGAGTATCATTAACAGGTGATCCGGTTGAAGAAGTAAAAGTAGGAAAACAAATTTTAAGATCTATTGGATTACTCAAAGATAAGGTAGAGATAATATCATGTCCTACCTGTGGAAGGACTGAGATAGATCTTATTAAATTAGTAACAGAGGCTGAAAAAAAGTTGAAAGATATTAATAAACCTTTGAAAATAGCGATAATGGGTTGCGCTGTGAACGGACCTGGTGAAGCTAGGGAAGCTGATTTTGGAATTGCAGGCGGGAAAGGTAATGGACTAATTTTTAGAAAAGGGGAAATTATAAAAAAAGTTAAAGAAAGTGAGTTGCTGAATGAACTTATTAAAGAGATTAACAAATTATAA